In one window of Burkholderia cenocepacia DNA:
- the urtD gene encoding urea ABC transporter ATP-binding protein UrtD — MNGTALYQFTPPPEDELLAVSGSASMGRVVPDGIDTSHGTILYLEDIEVSFDGFRALKKLSLAIDAGELRCVIGPNGAGKTTMMDVITGKTRPDAGKVFLGQTIDLARMNEPGIARAGIGRKFQKPTVFEQHPVWENLELAMQTDKGWLASLRARLDRTAQGKIEETLALIGLESHAYRAAGELSHGQKQRLEIGMLLMQRPALLLLDEPAAGMTDHETMELAELLNTLRGTCSMMVVEHDMEFVAALAGDTGRVTVMAEGAVLAHGTLDQVKRDDAVIESYLGR; from the coding sequence ATGAACGGAACGGCTCTCTACCAGTTCACGCCGCCGCCCGAAGACGAGCTGCTCGCCGTCAGCGGCAGTGCGTCGATGGGGCGCGTCGTGCCGGACGGCATCGATACGTCGCACGGCACGATCCTCTATCTCGAGGATATCGAGGTGAGCTTCGACGGCTTTCGCGCGCTGAAGAAGCTGTCGCTCGCGATCGACGCGGGCGAGCTGCGCTGCGTGATCGGCCCGAACGGCGCGGGCAAGACGACGATGATGGACGTGATCACCGGCAAGACGCGGCCCGACGCGGGCAAGGTGTTTCTGGGCCAGACGATCGATCTTGCGCGGATGAACGAACCCGGGATCGCGCGGGCGGGCATCGGCCGCAAGTTCCAGAAGCCGACCGTGTTCGAACAGCATCCGGTGTGGGAAAACCTCGAACTCGCGATGCAGACCGACAAGGGCTGGCTCGCGTCGCTGCGCGCGCGGCTCGACCGCACCGCGCAGGGAAAGATCGAGGAAACGCTCGCGCTGATCGGCCTCGAAAGCCACGCGTATCGCGCGGCCGGCGAGCTGTCGCACGGGCAGAAGCAGCGGCTCGAAATCGGCATGCTGCTGATGCAGCGCCCCGCGCTGCTGCTGCTCGACGAGCCGGCGGCCGGGATGACCGACCACGAGACGATGGAACTCGCCGAACTGCTGAACACGCTGCGTGGCACCTGCTCGATGATGGTCGTCGAGCACGACATGGAGTTCGTCGCGGCGCTCGCGGGCGACACGGGGCGCGTGACGGTGATGGCCGAAGGCGCGGTGCTCGCGCACGGCACGCTCGACCAGGTCAAGCGCGACGACGCGGTGATCGAGTCTTACCTCGGACGATGA
- the urtC gene encoding urea ABC transporter permease subunit UrtC: MTSYTDSMSNPVADASKPAAAARAADGFALGLPPRPALLSRRAWLALVALCVAIGIGVPLAALVAPEASAFHLSAYTMTLAGKLMCYAIAALALDLVWGYCGILSLGHGLFFALGGYAIGMYLMREIGRDGKYGSDLPDFMVFLDWHQLPWYWSGTQHLACALALVVLVPAVLAWVFGFFTFRSRVKGVYLSIITQAMTFAAMLLFYRNETGFGGNNGFTDFKRIAGFAITSPGTRTVLLLLTFATLVLAFIAARAIVTSKLGRVVTAVRDGETRLMFLGYSPLAYKLFVWTVSAVLCGIAGALYVPQVGIINPGEMSPGNSIEMAIWVAVGGRGTLIGPIVGAFAVNGAKSFFTAYFAEYWLFFLGLIFVLVPLLLPRGIMGLVETVLAKGKRA, encoded by the coding sequence GTGACTTCATACACCGATTCGATGTCGAACCCGGTCGCCGACGCGTCGAAGCCCGCTGCCGCCGCGCGCGCGGCGGACGGCTTCGCGCTCGGCCTGCCGCCCCGCCCCGCGCTGCTGTCGCGCCGCGCGTGGCTCGCGCTCGTCGCGCTGTGCGTGGCGATCGGCATCGGCGTGCCGCTCGCCGCGCTGGTTGCGCCCGAAGCCAGCGCATTCCATCTGTCCGCGTACACGATGACGCTCGCCGGCAAGCTGATGTGCTACGCGATCGCCGCGCTCGCGCTCGATCTCGTGTGGGGCTACTGCGGCATCCTGAGCCTCGGTCACGGCCTGTTCTTCGCGCTCGGCGGCTATGCGATCGGCATGTACCTGATGCGCGAGATCGGCCGCGACGGCAAGTACGGCAGCGACCTGCCCGACTTCATGGTGTTTCTCGACTGGCACCAGTTACCGTGGTACTGGAGCGGCACGCAGCATCTCGCGTGTGCGCTCGCGCTGGTCGTGCTCGTGCCGGCCGTGCTCGCGTGGGTGTTCGGCTTCTTCACGTTCCGCTCGCGCGTGAAAGGCGTGTACCTGTCGATCATCACGCAGGCCATGACGTTCGCCGCGATGCTGCTGTTCTATCGCAACGAGACGGGCTTCGGCGGCAACAACGGCTTCACCGATTTCAAGCGTATCGCCGGTTTCGCGATCACGTCGCCGGGCACGCGCACGGTGCTGTTGCTGCTGACGTTCGCGACCCTCGTGCTCGCGTTCATCGCCGCGCGCGCGATCGTCACGAGCAAGCTCGGGCGCGTGGTGACCGCGGTGCGCGACGGCGAGACGCGGCTGATGTTCCTCGGCTACAGCCCGCTCGCGTACAAGCTGTTCGTGTGGACCGTGTCGGCCGTGCTGTGCGGCATCGCCGGCGCGCTGTACGTGCCGCAGGTCGGCATCATCAATCCCGGCGAGATGTCGCCCGGCAACTCGATCGAAATGGCGATCTGGGTCGCGGTGGGCGGGCGCGGCACGCTGATCGGGCCGATCGTCGGCGCGTTCGCGGTGAACGGCGCGAAGAGTTTCTTTACCGCGTACTTCGCCGAATACTGGCTGTTCTTCCTCGGCCTGATCTTCGTGCTCGTGCCGCTCCTGCTGCCGCGCGGGATCATGGGCCTCGTCGAAACCGTGCTCGCGAAGGGGAAACGCGCATGA
- the urtB gene encoding urea ABC transporter permease subunit UrtB, with protein sequence MPTRFRRAARAIVAYAALAGLLPHAAFALTAVDTAALAGDDFDAKTAAIERLAADTDPRAVAVLNALSSGDALATGDGHLLIQSGDTAHDALTQAATPAGDAQPVMLNNLLRTKIAGALSGLALASPDVAARRDAIDALLKSPDPALKPMIDRARAKETDPALKRRLDALWAIAALHDSDPAKRLEAVQVVAARSDLDMIEQLRPLVAKNADGSYAEPDARVRDAAQHGLDTLHALQRRGEIVGTLFAGLSLGSVLLLAALGLAITYGLIGVINMAHGEFLMIGAYATYVVQTLIQRYAPGAFDWYPLVAVPVSFAVAALVGIVLERLVLRHLYGRPLETLLATFGVSLILIQATRMLFGAQNVQVVNPSWMSGGVTVMQNLILPYNRLAILAFALAVVFVAWAVLTKTRLGLFVRAVTQNRRMAACVGVKTARVDAYAFAFGAGIAGLGGCALSQIGNVGPDLGQNYIIDSFMAVVLGGVGQIAGTVLGGFGLGLASKAIEPFWGAVLAKIAVLVMIVLFIQKRPQGMFAPKGRSAEA encoded by the coding sequence ATGCCTACACGCTTTCGCCGAGCCGCCCGCGCGATCGTGGCATACGCCGCCCTCGCGGGCCTGCTGCCGCACGCCGCGTTCGCGCTGACGGCGGTCGACACCGCCGCGCTCGCCGGCGACGACTTCGACGCGAAGACGGCCGCGATCGAACGGCTCGCCGCCGACACCGATCCGCGCGCCGTCGCGGTGCTCAACGCGCTGTCGAGCGGCGATGCGCTCGCGACCGGCGACGGCCACCTGCTGATCCAGTCCGGCGACACCGCGCACGACGCGCTCACGCAGGCCGCGACGCCGGCCGGCGACGCGCAGCCGGTGATGCTGAACAACCTGCTGCGCACGAAGATCGCCGGCGCGCTGTCGGGCCTCGCGCTCGCGTCGCCCGACGTGGCCGCGCGGCGCGACGCGATCGACGCGCTGCTGAAGTCGCCCGACCCGGCGCTCAAGCCGATGATCGACCGAGCGCGTGCAAAGGAAACCGATCCGGCGCTGAAACGCCGCCTCGATGCGCTGTGGGCGATCGCCGCGCTGCACGATTCCGATCCGGCGAAGCGTCTCGAAGCCGTGCAGGTGGTGGCTGCCCGCAGCGACCTCGACATGATCGAACAACTCCGCCCGCTCGTCGCGAAGAACGCGGACGGCAGCTACGCGGAACCCGACGCGCGCGTGCGCGACGCCGCGCAACACGGGCTCGATACGTTGCACGCGCTGCAGCGTCGCGGCGAAATCGTCGGCACGTTGTTCGCGGGCCTGTCGCTCGGCAGCGTGCTGCTGCTCGCCGCGCTCGGCCTCGCGATCACGTACGGGCTGATCGGCGTGATCAACATGGCGCACGGCGAATTCCTGATGATCGGTGCGTACGCAACCTATGTCGTGCAGACGCTGATCCAGCGCTACGCGCCCGGCGCATTCGACTGGTATCCGCTCGTCGCCGTGCCGGTGTCGTTCGCGGTGGCCGCGCTCGTCGGCATCGTGCTCGAACGGCTCGTGCTGCGGCACCTGTACGGCCGCCCGCTCGAAACGCTGCTCGCGACCTTCGGCGTGAGCCTGATCCTGATCCAGGCCACCCGCATGCTGTTCGGCGCGCAGAACGTGCAGGTCGTGAACCCGTCGTGGATGAGCGGCGGCGTGACGGTGATGCAGAACCTGATCCTGCCGTACAACCGGCTCGCGATCCTCGCGTTCGCGCTCGCGGTGGTGTTCGTCGCATGGGCCGTGCTGACGAAGACGCGGCTCGGCCTGTTCGTGCGTGCGGTCACGCAGAACCGCCGGATGGCCGCCTGCGTCGGCGTGAAGACCGCCCGCGTCGACGCGTATGCGTTCGCATTCGGCGCGGGCATCGCGGGCCTCGGCGGCTGCGCGCTGTCGCAGATCGGCAACGTGGGCCCCGATCTCGGCCAGAACTACATCATCGATTCGTTCATGGCCGTCGTGCTCGGCGGCGTCGGCCAGATCGCCGGCACGGTGCTCGGCGGCTTCGGGCTCGGCCTCGCGAGCAAGGCGATCGAACCGTTCTGGGGCGCCGTGCTCGCGAAGATCGCGGTGCTCGTGATGATCGTGCTGTTCATCCAGAAACGCCCGCAGGGGATGTTCGCCCCGAAGGGCCGCAGCGCGGAGGCTTGA
- the urtA gene encoding urea ABC transporter substrate-binding protein: MKRRSLLKFGSMAGALALAGKSPFAHAADAGTGPIKVGVLHSLSGTMAISETSLKDTALMTIADINKSGGVLGRKIEPVVVDPASNWPLFAEKARQLLTQDKVACVFGCWTSVSRKSVLPVFEELNGLLYYPVQYEGEEMSRNVFYTGAAPNQQAIPAVEYLMSAEGGGAKRFFLLGTDYVYPRTTNKILRAFLKSKGVKDADIQEVYTPFGHSDYQTIVANIKTFSQGGKTTVVSTINGDSNVPFYKELGNQGIKATDVPVVAFSVGEEELRGIDTKPLVGHLAAWNYFMSVKNPTNTKFKDQFAAWVKANNLPGGAKRVTNDPMEATYVGIHMWKQAVEKAKSTDVDKVRVAMIGQTVAAPSGFTLAMDGNHHLHKPVMIGEIRGDGQFNVVWKTKTAVRAQPWSPFIAGNQGKPDVVSSIPAFLRRQRAALA, translated from the coding sequence ATGAAACGTCGCAGTCTGTTGAAGTTCGGTTCGATGGCCGGCGCGCTCGCGCTGGCGGGCAAGAGCCCGTTCGCGCACGCGGCCGACGCGGGCACCGGCCCGATCAAGGTCGGCGTCCTGCATTCGCTGTCGGGCACGATGGCGATCTCGGAGACGTCGCTGAAGGACACCGCGCTGATGACGATCGCCGACATCAACAAGAGCGGCGGCGTGCTGGGCCGCAAGATCGAACCGGTAGTGGTCGATCCCGCGTCGAACTGGCCGCTGTTCGCCGAGAAGGCGCGCCAGCTGCTCACGCAGGACAAGGTCGCGTGCGTGTTCGGCTGCTGGACGTCGGTGTCGCGCAAGTCCGTGCTGCCGGTGTTCGAGGAGCTGAACGGGCTGCTCTACTACCCGGTGCAGTATGAAGGCGAGGAAATGTCGCGAAACGTGTTCTACACGGGCGCCGCGCCGAACCAGCAGGCGATTCCGGCCGTCGAGTACCTGATGAGCGCGGAAGGCGGCGGCGCGAAACGCTTCTTCCTGCTCGGCACCGACTACGTGTATCCGCGCACGACCAACAAGATCCTGCGCGCGTTCCTGAAATCGAAGGGCGTGAAGGACGCCGACATTCAGGAGGTCTACACGCCGTTCGGCCACAGCGATTACCAGACCATCGTCGCGAACATCAAGACCTTCTCGCAGGGCGGCAAGACGACCGTGGTCTCGACGATCAACGGCGACTCGAACGTGCCGTTCTACAAGGAGCTCGGCAACCAGGGGATCAAGGCGACCGACGTGCCGGTCGTCGCGTTCTCGGTCGGCGAGGAAGAGCTGCGCGGCATCGATACGAAGCCGCTCGTCGGCCACCTCGCCGCGTGGAATTACTTCATGTCGGTGAAGAACCCGACCAATACGAAGTTCAAGGACCAGTTCGCCGCGTGGGTGAAGGCGAACAACCTGCCGGGCGGCGCAAAGCGCGTGACCAACGATCCGATGGAAGCGACCTACGTCGGCATCCACATGTGGAAGCAGGCCGTCGAGAAGGCGAAGAGCACCGACGTCGACAAGGTGCGCGTCGCGATGATCGGCCAGACGGTGGCCGCACCGTCGGGCTTCACGCTCGCGATGGACGGCAACCATCACCTGCACAAGCCGGTGATGATCGGCGAGATCCGCGGCGACGGGCAGTTCAACGTCGTGTGGAAGACCAAGACGGCCGTGCGTGCGCAGCCGTGGAGCCCGTTCATCGCGGGCAACCAGGGCAAGCCGGACGTCGTCAGCTCGATTCCGGCGTTCCTGCGCCGGCAGCGCGCGGCGCTGGCCTGA
- a CDS encoding rhodanese-like domain-containing protein, whose protein sequence is MQILTPAMLAEWLGDTARPAPVVLDVREPWEIATAQIAGSVAIPMQQIPARSEELNDEAEIVCVCHHGMRSAQVAMFLESRGFTKLYNLQGGIDAWSRDVDPSVPRY, encoded by the coding sequence ATGCAGATCCTGACGCCCGCGATGCTCGCGGAATGGCTCGGCGACACGGCGCGCCCCGCGCCGGTCGTCCTCGACGTGCGCGAGCCGTGGGAAATCGCGACCGCGCAGATCGCCGGCAGCGTGGCGATTCCGATGCAGCAGATTCCCGCGCGCAGCGAAGAGCTCAACGACGAAGCGGAAATCGTCTGCGTGTGCCATCACGGGATGCGCAGCGCGCAGGTCGCGATGTTCCTCGAATCGCGCGGCTTCACGAAGCTGTACAACCTGCAGGGCGGCATCGACGCGTGGTCGCGCGACGTCGATCCGTCCGTGCCGCGCTACTGA
- a CDS encoding protein-L-isoaspartate O-methyltransferase family protein gives MNIENARFNMIEQQIRPWDVLDLDVLGLLSIVKRENYVPAEYRDLAFADLELPLPGGASKMLFPRVEARVLQELTVKKHENVLLIGAGSGYLAALFAHRAQHVTAVEIDPTIAKFAEDNLRNDGVTNAEVVLGDGSRGWAAKAPYDVICVAGGLPVVPQEMLEQLKVGGRLSAFVGGRPVMKAQIITRIDDKQYRVADVFETYIDHLVNAIEPSRFKF, from the coding sequence ATGAATATCGAAAACGCGCGTTTCAACATGATCGAACAGCAGATCCGTCCGTGGGACGTGCTGGATCTGGATGTCCTGGGCCTGCTGTCGATCGTCAAGCGTGAAAACTACGTGCCGGCCGAATACCGCGATCTCGCGTTCGCCGATCTCGAACTGCCGCTGCCCGGCGGCGCCAGCAAGATGCTGTTCCCGCGCGTCGAAGCACGCGTGCTGCAGGAACTGACGGTCAAGAAGCACGAAAACGTGCTCTTGATCGGCGCGGGCTCGGGCTACCTGGCCGCGCTGTTCGCGCATCGCGCGCAGCACGTGACGGCCGTCGAGATCGATCCGACGATCGCGAAGTTCGCGGAAGACAACCTGCGCAACGACGGCGTGACCAACGCCGAAGTCGTGCTCGGCGACGGTTCGCGCGGCTGGGCCGCGAAGGCGCCGTACGACGTGATCTGCGTAGCGGGCGGCCTGCCGGTCGTGCCGCAGGAAATGCTGGAGCAGCTGAAGGTCGGCGGCCGCCTGTCGGCGTTCGTCGGCGGCCGTCCGGTGATGAAGGCGCAGATCATCACCCGCATCGACGACAAGCAGTACCGCGTCGCCGACGTGTTCGAAACGTACATCGACCACTTGGTCAACGCGATCGAGCCGTCGCGCTTCAAGTTCTGA
- the hemN gene encoding oxygen-independent coproporphyrinogen III oxidase, protein MHSGSADTMFRPDLLTKYGANGPRYTSYPTALQFRDDFDPADYVRAAGDPGASSSDLSLYFHIPFCNTACFYCGCNKIATNNRRRARPYLDQLKREMALQAALFDPSRPVTQLHWGGGTPTFLSDAETAELMAATREHFALAPDTDAEFSIEIDPRTVTPATLVHLRTIGFNRLSLGVQDFDPVVQQAINRIQPRAMTADLLAAARATGFHSVSVDLIYGLPHQTVAVFARTLETIIELAPDRLSVFGYAHMPHLFKMQRQIDDAALPPPETRIALLGLAIDMLTSAGYVYIGMDHFARPSDELVRAQRNGTLQRNFQGYSTRADTDLLGFGVSSIGKVGDVYAQNAKDLPAYGAALDAGRLPIARGVRLTPDDRLRRDVITQLMCNLALPFSHVEAAHGIRFVDHFARELDALRPFERDGLLTIAGDRLTIHPAGRMVVRNIAMAFDAYLGQTPRQRYSRTV, encoded by the coding sequence ATGCATTCTGGTTCTGCCGACACGATGTTCCGTCCCGATTTGCTCACGAAATACGGCGCGAACGGGCCGCGCTATACGTCGTACCCGACCGCGCTGCAATTCCGCGACGATTTCGATCCGGCCGACTACGTCCGCGCGGCGGGCGACCCCGGCGCGTCGTCGAGCGACCTGTCGCTGTACTTCCACATCCCGTTCTGCAACACCGCGTGCTTCTACTGCGGCTGCAACAAGATCGCGACCAACAACCGCCGCCGCGCGCGCCCGTATCTCGACCAGCTCAAGCGCGAGATGGCGCTGCAGGCCGCGCTGTTCGATCCGTCCCGCCCCGTCACGCAACTGCACTGGGGCGGCGGCACGCCGACCTTCCTGTCCGACGCCGAAACGGCCGAGCTGATGGCGGCCACGCGCGAGCATTTCGCGCTCGCGCCGGACACCGACGCCGAGTTCTCGATCGAGATCGACCCGCGCACGGTCACGCCGGCGACGCTCGTCCACCTGCGCACGATCGGCTTCAACCGGCTGAGCCTCGGTGTGCAGGATTTCGACCCGGTCGTGCAGCAGGCAATCAACCGCATCCAGCCGCGCGCGATGACGGCCGACCTGCTCGCCGCCGCACGCGCGACCGGCTTCCATTCGGTGAGCGTCGACCTGATCTACGGGCTGCCGCACCAGACGGTCGCGGTGTTCGCGCGCACGCTCGAGACGATCATCGAACTCGCGCCGGACCGCCTGTCGGTGTTCGGCTACGCGCACATGCCGCACCTGTTCAAGATGCAGCGGCAGATCGACGATGCGGCACTGCCGCCGCCGGAAACGCGCATCGCACTGCTCGGCCTCGCGATCGACATGCTGACGTCGGCCGGCTACGTGTACATCGGGATGGACCACTTCGCGCGGCCGTCCGACGAGCTGGTGCGTGCGCAGCGCAACGGCACGCTGCAGCGCAATTTCCAGGGCTACAGCACGCGCGCGGATACCGACCTGCTCGGCTTCGGCGTGTCGTCGATCGGCAAGGTCGGCGACGTCTACGCGCAGAACGCGAAGGACCTGCCCGCGTACGGCGCCGCGCTCGACGCGGGCCGGCTGCCGATCGCGCGCGGCGTACGGCTGACGCCGGACGACCGGCTGCGCCGCGACGTGATCACGCAACTGATGTGCAACCTCGCCCTGCCGTTCTCGCATGTCGAGGCCGCGCACGGCATCCGCTTCGTCGATCATTTCGCGCGCGAGCTCGATGCGCTGCGCCCGTTCGAGCGCGACGGGCTGCTGACGATCGCAGGCGACCGGCTGACGATCCATCCGGCCGGCCGGATGGTCGTGCGCAACATCGCGATGGCGTTCGACGCGTACCTCGGCCAGACGCCGCGGCAGCGCTACTCGCGCACGGTTTGA
- a CDS encoding YkgJ family cysteine cluster protein has product MPVRPVPAEALPPHACREGCGACCIAPSISSPIPGMPDGKPAGVRCVQLGDDLRCMIFGRPERPACCSGLQPSADLCGASRDDALAWLTRLEAATRPAHPGEKSA; this is encoded by the coding sequence ATGCCTGTCCGCCCGGTGCCCGCCGAAGCCCTGCCGCCGCACGCGTGCCGCGAGGGCTGCGGCGCGTGCTGCATCGCCCCGTCGATTTCCAGCCCGATTCCGGGCATGCCCGACGGCAAGCCGGCCGGCGTGCGCTGCGTGCAGCTCGGCGACGACCTGCGCTGCATGATCTTCGGCCGGCCCGAGCGCCCCGCGTGCTGCTCCGGGCTGCAGCCGTCCGCCGACCTGTGCGGCGCGTCGCGCGACGACGCGCTCGCGTGGCTCACGCGCCTCGAGGCCGCGACGCGGCCGGCGCATCCAGGAGAGAAATCAGCATGA
- a CDS encoding DUF1439 domain-containing protein, which yields MIVPRAPGRRRFLAAAVGAVGVCVSLAACASTFPFIPDHYTFSRGDVQKAVARKFPYQKTVAQVVDVSLANPAVNLLPDQNRVAVQLDANFASPFLRGPVSGKFTVSGQLAYDAPSRSVVLKAPAVDSLVLDGDAQMYAQQVGAAAGLLATQLLTNYPIYTFKPEQLQFAGVNYEPGTITILTNGIRVAIVEK from the coding sequence ATGATCGTCCCTCGCGCGCCCGGCCGGCGCCGTTTTCTCGCTGCCGCTGTCGGCGCCGTCGGCGTGTGCGTATCGCTTGCCGCGTGCGCGTCGACGTTCCCGTTCATCCCCGATCACTACACGTTCTCGCGCGGCGACGTGCAGAAGGCCGTCGCGCGCAAGTTCCCGTACCAGAAGACGGTCGCGCAGGTCGTCGACGTGTCGCTCGCGAACCCGGCCGTCAACCTGCTGCCCGACCAGAACCGCGTGGCCGTGCAGCTCGACGCGAATTTCGCGAGCCCGTTCCTGCGCGGTCCTGTCAGCGGCAAGTTCACCGTGTCGGGCCAGCTCGCGTACGACGCGCCGAGCCGCTCGGTCGTGCTGAAGGCGCCGGCCGTCGACAGCCTCGTGCTCGACGGCGACGCGCAGATGTACGCGCAGCAGGTCGGCGCTGCCGCCGGCCTGCTCGCGACGCAGTTGCTGACCAACTACCCGATCTACACGTTCAAGCCGGAACAACTGCAATTTGCCGGGGTGAACTACGAACCCGGTACAATTACGATCCTTACAAACGGCATACGCGTGGCGATCGTCGAAAAGTGA
- a CDS encoding undecaprenyl-diphosphate phosphatase, whose protein sequence is MDWILICKALILGVVEGLTEFLPVSSTGHLIVAGSFLNFNDSHAKTFDVVIQFGAILAVCWEYRQRIVSVVSGLPSRTDAQRFTLNVVIATIPAIALGLLFEKKIKAVLFSPVPVAFALVVGGAIILWAEARQRECSEPPRVMSVDALTPLDALKVGIAQCFALVPGMSRSGSTIIGGMLFGLDRRVATEFSFFLAIPIIFGATLYETVKDWQAFTVDSLGLFALGLVAAFVSAFVCVRWLLRYVATHDFTVFAWYRIAFGLFVLLVGYSGWLNWA, encoded by the coding sequence ATGGACTGGATCCTGATCTGCAAGGCATTGATCCTCGGCGTCGTCGAGGGGCTGACGGAATTCCTGCCGGTGTCGAGCACCGGTCACCTGATCGTCGCGGGCAGCTTCCTGAATTTCAACGATTCGCACGCGAAGACGTTCGACGTCGTGATCCAGTTCGGCGCGATCCTCGCGGTCTGCTGGGAATACCGGCAACGGATCGTGTCCGTCGTGTCCGGGCTGCCGAGCCGGACCGATGCGCAACGCTTCACGCTGAACGTCGTGATCGCGACGATTCCCGCGATCGCGCTCGGCCTCCTGTTCGAGAAGAAGATCAAGGCCGTGCTGTTTTCGCCGGTACCCGTCGCCTTCGCGCTCGTCGTGGGCGGCGCGATCATCCTGTGGGCCGAGGCGCGGCAGCGCGAATGCAGCGAGCCGCCGCGCGTGATGTCGGTCGATGCGCTGACGCCGCTCGACGCGCTCAAGGTCGGGATCGCGCAGTGCTTCGCGCTGGTGCCCGGCATGTCGCGCTCGGGCTCGACGATCATCGGCGGGATGCTGTTCGGGCTCGACCGCCGCGTGGCCACCGAATTCTCGTTCTTTCTCGCGATTCCGATCATCTTCGGCGCGACGCTCTATGAAACCGTGAAGGACTGGCAGGCGTTCACCGTCGATTCGCTCGGGCTGTTCGCGCTCGGGCTCGTTGCCGCGTTCGTCAGTGCGTTCGTGTGCGTGCGCTGGCTGCTGCGCTATGTCGCGACGCACGATTTCACGGTGTTCGCGTGGTATCGGATCGCGTTCGGGTTGTTCGTGTTGCTGGTGGGTTACAGCGGGTGGCTGAACTGGGCGTGA
- the trmB gene encoding tRNA (guanosine(46)-N7)-methyltransferase TrmB gives MMHDDPNEAGLPPHDDAIPDEADQAAEGADEVNPLHHRRIRSFVTRAGRVSTGQRRALDEFGPRFVVPFAPEMPDWDAIFGRSAPRILEIGFGMGASTAEIAAHRPGDDFLGVEVHEPGVGALLKLIGEQSLSNIRIIQHDAVEVLEHMIAPASLDGVHIFFPDPWHKARHHKRRLIQPPLVAHLASRLKPGAYLHCATDWQNYAEQMLEVLGAEPTLENTAADYAPRPDYRPVTKFERRGLRLGHGVWDLVFRKRAD, from the coding sequence ATGATGCACGACGATCCGAACGAAGCCGGCCTGCCGCCGCACGACGACGCCATTCCCGACGAAGCCGACCAAGCTGCCGAAGGCGCCGACGAAGTCAACCCGCTGCACCACCGCCGCATCCGCAGCTTCGTGACGCGCGCCGGCCGCGTGTCGACCGGCCAGCGCCGCGCGCTCGACGAGTTCGGCCCGCGCTTCGTGGTTCCGTTTGCGCCGGAAATGCCCGACTGGGACGCGATCTTCGGCCGCAGCGCGCCGCGCATCCTCGAGATCGGTTTCGGGATGGGCGCGTCGACCGCGGAAATCGCCGCGCACCGCCCGGGCGACGACTTCCTCGGCGTCGAGGTGCACGAGCCGGGCGTCGGCGCGCTGCTGAAGCTGATCGGCGAGCAGAGTCTGTCGAACATCCGCATCATCCAGCACGACGCGGTCGAGGTGCTCGAGCACATGATCGCGCCGGCAAGCCTCGACGGCGTGCATATCTTCTTCCCCGATCCGTGGCACAAGGCGCGTCACCACAAGCGCCGGCTGATCCAGCCGCCGCTCGTCGCGCATCTCGCGTCGCGCCTGAAGCCCGGCGCGTACCTGCACTGCGCGACCGACTGGCAGAACTACGCGGAGCAGATGCTGGAAGTGCTCGGCGCGGAACCGACGCTCGAAAACACGGCCGCCGATTACGCACCGCGCCCCGACTACCGCCCGGTGACGAAATTCGAACGGCGCGGGCTGCGGCTCGGCCACGGCGTGTGGGACCTGGTGTTCCGCAAGCGAGCAGACTAA
- a CDS encoding cupin domain-containing protein — protein MSDFITVLRKTCPTPVLDATKWKRIGGDPHTVNLNAYVSKDGSKIMGTWICTPGKFEVNYEKWEYCHFLDGYCIITPEGEEPQHLKAGDVFVIEPGMKGTWEVVETVRKYFVFA, from the coding sequence ATGTCCGATTTCATCACCGTTCTGCGCAAAACCTGCCCGACGCCTGTCCTTGACGCGACCAAGTGGAAGCGCATTGGCGGCGATCCGCACACCGTGAACCTCAACGCGTACGTCTCGAAGGACGGCAGCAAGATCATGGGTACCTGGATCTGCACGCCGGGCAAGTTCGAGGTGAACTACGAAAAATGGGAGTACTGCCACTTCCTCGATGGCTACTGCATCATCACGCCGGAAGGCGAGGAGCCGCAGCACTTGAAAGCTGGCGACGTGTTCGTGATCGAACCCGGCATGAAGGGCACGTGGGAAGTGGTGGAGACGGTGCGCAAGTACTTCGTCTTTGCCTGA